Sequence from the Rutidosis leptorrhynchoides isolate AG116_Rl617_1_P2 chromosome 3, CSIRO_AGI_Rlap_v1, whole genome shotgun sequence genome:
ATAGATGTTAATCGAAGATGAACCTGAAAAGTACCCGTCACAGCTTTTTGACTACATTAAGGCTGGGGTTGAACCAGATAGCCTCGAAGAGCTTTACAAAAAGGTTCATGCTGCAATTCGTGCTGACCCTAACCCTAAAAAACCAGAGAAGATGGCACCAAAAGAACACAAGaagtaatattatattaattcCGTTTGGGTTGTTTTTGTGTAATACATTTGCAAAAATTGAAAATGTTGGTTTTTTTTTTGTAATCTTATGTTTGTGTGCTTGTTATATAGGTATAACCTCAAGACGCTAACTTATGATGAAAGGAAGCGAAAGCTTATTGAGAGGTTGAATGCATTAAGCGCTGCTGCGGgagacaatgatgatgatgattcagacGAAGATGACGAGTGAGCGAAGATAGATGTTTTTGTTTTTGTAATGTTTAGATTCGAAAGACTTGaagtttgttttattttgtttagaaGAATTTGATGCTAGAACTATCTTTATCATCTCGATGAATGCTAAATGTGATGTTTGGAACTTGATTTTGTTTACTTTTGATATGGTGTTAG
This genomic interval carries:
- the LOC139897527 gene encoding large ribosomal subunit protein uL18-like produces the protein MNMLIEDEPEKYPSQLFDYIKAGVEPDSLEELYKKVHAAIRADPNPKKPEKMAPKEHKKYNLKTLTYDERKRKLIERLNALSAAAGDNDDDDSDEDDE